The following are encoded together in the Bacillus sp. V2I10 genome:
- a CDS encoding tRNA-dihydrouridine synthase, whose protein sequence is MIDNFWCDLPRPFFVLAPMEDVTDVVFRHVVSEAGRPDVFFTEFTNSDSYCHPEGMKSVRGRLIFTEDEQPMVAHIWGDNPEYFRQMSIGMAELGFKGIDINMGCPVPNVASRGKGSGLILRPDVAAELIQAAKAGELPVSVKTRLGYNDVNEWEEWLTHILKQDIANLSIHLRTRKEMSQVDAHWELIPEIKKLRDRIAPNTLLTINGDIPDRQTGLQLAEQYGIDGVMIGRGIFKNPFAFEKEPKEHSSKEYLDLLRLQLDLQDQYAEALPRSITGLHRFFKIYVKGFRGAGELRNQLMNTKSTDEVRALLDNFGKEC, encoded by the coding sequence ATGATAGATAATTTTTGGTGTGATTTACCACGACCATTTTTTGTACTTGCACCAATGGAAGATGTGACAGATGTTGTTTTTCGTCACGTAGTAAGTGAAGCCGGTCGACCGGATGTATTTTTCACAGAGTTTACAAACTCGGATAGCTATTGTCATCCAGAGGGCATGAAAAGTGTGCGTGGCCGTTTGATTTTTACAGAAGATGAACAGCCAATGGTGGCACATATTTGGGGAGATAATCCCGAATATTTCCGTCAAATGAGTATTGGCATGGCGGAGCTAGGATTTAAAGGCATCGATATTAATATGGGCTGCCCTGTACCGAATGTGGCATCGAGAGGGAAAGGTAGTGGTCTTATTCTACGTCCAGACGTTGCGGCAGAACTTATTCAAGCAGCAAAAGCGGGCGAACTGCCTGTCAGCGTGAAAACACGACTTGGCTATAACGATGTAAATGAGTGGGAGGAGTGGCTAACGCATATTTTAAAACAGGATATTGCGAACCTTTCTATTCATTTACGTACAAGAAAGGAAATGAGCCAAGTAGATGCGCATTGGGAGCTAATTCCGGAAATCAAAAAATTACGTGACCGTATCGCGCCAAATACGCTACTAACAATCAATGGAGACATTCCTGACCGTCAAACTGGGCTGCAGCTTGCTGAACAATATGGTATTGATGGCGTTATGATTGGGCGAGGTATTTTTAAAAATCCTTTTGCTTTTGAAAAAGAGCCAAAAGAGCATAGCAGTAAAGAGTACCTTGATCTTTTAAGACTGCAGCTTGATCTTCAAGATCAATATGCGGAAGCACTACCACGTTCAATCACAGGGCTTCATCGTTTTTTCAAAATTTATGTCAAAGGATTCCGTGGAGCTGGTGAATTAAGAAATCAATTGATGAACACGAAATCAACAGATGAAGTGCGTGCATTGCTTGATAACTTTGGAAAAGAATGTTGA
- the rlmD gene encoding 23S rRNA (uracil(1939)-C(5))-methyltransferase RlmD produces MTKAIAPVQKNEYYEVTFEDLTHDGSGVAKIEGYPIFVPNALPNEKGQIKVTKINKGYAFGRLVELHEESSQRTDAPCPIYKQCGGCQLQHLSYQGQLDFKQKQVKEVLTRIGKLNLDNVTVHPTLGMEDPWNYRNKAQVPVGEREGGLVAGFYQQRSHEIIDMEQCLIQQSENDEVVAAIKAIATRHGIRAYDERKNKGWLRHIMVRYGIVTKEMMVVFITRTPDFPNKKDIIDDITSQFPAIKSIVQNINPKRTNVIFGDQTTVLWGEEYIYDYIGDIKFAISARSFYQVNPEQTKVLYDKALEYADLSGDESVIDAYCGIGTISLFLAQKAKKVFGVEIVLEAIEDAKRNAALNGIENAEFAVGEAEVVIPKWYEEGNAADVIVVDPPRKGCDAALLQTILDMKPKKVVYVSCNPATLARDLRMLEDGGYATVEVQPVDMFPHTTHCEAVAWLELV; encoded by the coding sequence ATGACAAAGGCAATAGCGCCTGTACAAAAAAATGAATACTACGAAGTTACCTTCGAAGACCTGACACATGACGGATCAGGCGTTGCCAAAATCGAAGGCTATCCAATCTTCGTACCGAACGCCCTTCCAAACGAAAAAGGTCAAATCAAAGTCACAAAAATAAATAAAGGCTATGCCTTCGGACGCCTTGTCGAGCTGCACGAAGAAAGCTCACAGCGTACCGATGCCCCGTGCCCGATCTATAAACAATGCGGCGGCTGTCAGCTTCAGCACTTAAGCTATCAGGGCCAGCTCGACTTTAAACAGAAGCAAGTAAAAGAAGTACTCACAAGAATCGGCAAGCTGAACTTAGACAACGTTACCGTTCACCCGACACTTGGCATGGAAGATCCATGGAACTACCGCAACAAAGCACAGGTACCAGTTGGAGAACGTGAAGGCGGACTAGTCGCCGGCTTCTACCAGCAGCGCTCCCACGAAATCATCGATATGGAGCAATGCCTCATCCAGCAAAGCGAAAACGATGAAGTCGTCGCAGCCATCAAAGCCATCGCCACACGTCACGGCATCCGTGCTTACGACGAACGGAAAAACAAAGGCTGGCTCCGCCACATCATGGTTCGCTACGGCATCGTCACAAAAGAAATGATGGTTGTCTTCATCACAAGAACACCCGATTTCCCAAACAAAAAAGACATCATCGACGACATTACATCCCAATTCCCAGCCATCAAGTCCATCGTCCAAAACATCAACCCAAAACGCACAAACGTCATCTTCGGCGACCAAACAACCGTGCTCTGGGGCGAAGAATACATCTACGATTACATCGGAGACATCAAGTTTGCGATCTCGGCAAGATCTTTCTATCAGGTCAATCCTGAGCAAACAAAGGTGCTTTATGATAAAGCTTTGGAGTATGCAGATTTGAGCGGTGATGAATCTGTTATTGATGCTTATTGTGGTATTGGAACGATATCACTGTTCTTAGCGCAGAAAGCTAAAAAGGTTTTCGGTGTGGAAATCGTGCTTGAAGCCATTGAAGATGCAAAACGCAATGCAGCATTGAACGGAATTGAAAATGCTGAGTTTGCAGTAGGTGAAGCTGAAGTAGTCATTCCTAAGTGGTATGAAGAAGGGAATGCAGCTGATGTTATTGTTGTCGATCCGCCTCGTAAAGGGTGCGATGCAGCCTTGCTGCAGACGATTTTGGATATGAAACCGAAGAAGGTTGTGTATGTAAGCTGTAATCCAGCGACACTTGCACGGGATTTGCGGATGTTAGAGGATGGCGGATACGCTACGGTGGAAGTGCAGCCTGTTGATATGTTTCCGCATACTACGCATTGTGAAGCGGTCGCGTGGTTGGAGTTGGTATAA